The following proteins are encoded in a genomic region of Methanoculleus bourgensis MS2:
- a CDS encoding DUF1673 family protein: MMPHMETIRLYLGWCPNATAAATCRRDAVPGNESRSGMAAVDGGREVVGGAVVDYGSSDIPAVAAVVMAVAGAGFFILVMYLSVAFPPSGSLILLAIALTLSVMELYGVIRRTGIEISRDAITLRRPILPAVVIPKDAIVKAEVRENKLPGPSWLLVALVGVILVSAVASIYGGLSNPASMRFILGIAAVVFFPVMTCCTSARARYPRSLTITTANKKIAAIYTDDPERIARMLEVS; encoded by the coding sequence ATGATGCCACATATGGAGACGATACGGCTGTACCTGGGCTGGTGCCCGAACGCGACCGCCGCTGCGACCTGCCGGCGAGATGCCGTGCCCGGGAACGAGAGCAGGAGCGGGATGGCGGCGGTAGACGGCGGTCGGGAGGTGGTGGGCGGTGCAGTCGTGGACTATGGATCAAGCGATATTCCGGCGGTCGCGGCGGTGGTCATGGCGGTGGCCGGCGCCGGTTTCTTCATCCTCGTCATGTACCTCTCTGTCGCGTTTCCGCCTTCTGGAAGCCTTATTCTGCTTGCTATCGCCCTGACCCTCTCGGTTATGGAGTTGTACGGGGTCATACGGAGGACCGGTATCGAGATCTCCCGCGATGCCATAACCCTCAGGCGACCGATCCTCCCGGCAGTCGTCATACCGAAGGATGCCATCGTGAAGGCGGAGGTGAGGGAGAACAAACTTCCCGGACCTTCCTGGCTCCTCGTGGCGCTGGTGGGAGTGATCCTCGTATCGGCGGTCGCCAGTATCTACGGGGGGCTCTCCAACCCGGCATCGATGCGGTTCATTCTTGGGATTGCAGCCGTGGTCTTCTTCCCTGTGATGACCTGCTGCACCTCTGCGCGGGCACGGTATCCGCGATCCCTGACGATAACGACCGCCAATAAAAAGATCGCCGCGATCTATACCGACGACCCCGAACGGATAGCCCGGATGCTGGAGGTCTCCTGA
- a CDS encoding Na/Pi cotransporter family protein: protein MVPWEIVFAVVPGLILFFYGIENFSREILAVARGSFATILGRVTERPILGALLGAAVTALVQSSMATTIITVNLVNTGTLSFVQSLGIIIGSNVGTTVTAQLVAFKMTAFGQVLIPVGFLVGIFGRRYRFLGKPLFYFGLVFFSLNLISTALVPFQNDPEIIGLITEYSALPLAILIGFLVTTMVQSSAVTTGLAVILAQQGLLTLPQAIPLLLGANIGSTTTTLIASSRMNLYSRRAAVAHFIFNLGGVLLILPFLVPFTGLVTTIGGTEAQMVANAHLTFNLITAAIFLLFIGRFGRIVEWLVPGSEPEILMRTRYLEDGIPEETHLGFELIRKELGHAHEVTLNLFRAVMTYLATSKEADYQMVERLKNLNSHLDRRIERALRTISARQLSDREANEVVFLVRMSNEIERLGYLGVDLGEFFRRASRNGNGVPADLVQKTETVYRILDENIVGLGRLFPGIQDTTVAELRARDAELQRAINKHYREQLVSLRREGDLGDSRYLEVLSIIEAANAKVRDLRKLAEQYSVQKGSEPASLKGDGPLALQSPAVGDDRERAADFPVGRRVPGVDAQEGHGDRDRVL from the coding sequence ATGGTCCCGTGGGAAATAGTATTCGCCGTCGTTCCCGGCCTGATCCTCTTCTTCTACGGAATCGAGAACTTTTCCCGTGAGATTCTCGCGGTCGCGAGAGGCAGCTTTGCTACGATCCTCGGCAGGGTGACAGAGCGGCCGATCCTCGGCGCACTCCTCGGCGCTGCCGTCACCGCCCTCGTCCAATCGAGCATGGCGACGACGATCATCACCGTCAACCTCGTCAATACCGGGACGCTCTCGTTCGTCCAGAGCCTCGGGATCATCATCGGCTCAAACGTCGGGACGACCGTCACCGCCCAGCTCGTCGCCTTCAAGATGACGGCGTTTGGGCAGGTGCTGATCCCGGTCGGCTTTCTCGTCGGGATCTTTGGGCGGCGCTACCGGTTTCTCGGGAAACCGCTCTTCTACTTCGGTCTGGTCTTCTTCAGCTTAAACCTCATATCCACGGCGCTTGTACCGTTCCAGAACGACCCCGAGATCATCGGGCTTATCACGGAATACTCGGCGCTCCCGCTCGCCATCCTGATCGGGTTTCTCGTGACGACCATGGTGCAGTCGAGCGCAGTAACGACCGGGCTTGCCGTCATCCTCGCCCAGCAGGGGCTGCTCACCCTCCCGCAGGCGATCCCGCTTCTGCTCGGCGCAAACATCGGTTCAACCACGACAACCCTCATCGCCTCCTCCCGGATGAACCTCTACTCCCGGAGGGCGGCGGTAGCCCACTTCATCTTCAACCTCGGCGGGGTGCTCCTGATCCTGCCCTTCCTCGTACCGTTCACCGGGCTCGTGACGACAATCGGCGGGACCGAGGCGCAGATGGTGGCGAACGCCCACCTCACCTTCAACCTGATCACGGCGGCAATCTTCCTCCTCTTCATCGGACGGTTCGGGCGGATCGTCGAATGGCTGGTGCCCGGGAGCGAGCCCGAGATCCTGATGCGGACGCGCTACCTCGAGGACGGTATCCCCGAGGAGACGCACCTGGGGTTCGAACTGATCAGGAAGGAACTTGGGCACGCACACGAGGTCACGCTCAACCTCTTCCGGGCGGTGATGACGTACCTCGCCACATCAAAGGAGGCCGACTACCAGATGGTCGAGCGGCTCAAGAACCTCAACAGCCACCTTGATAGGAGGATCGAACGGGCCCTCCGGACGATCTCCGCGAGGCAGCTCTCGGACCGGGAGGCGAACGAGGTGGTCTTCCTCGTCCGGATGTCGAACGAGATCGAGCGGCTTGGCTACCTCGGGGTGGATCTCGGGGAGTTCTTCCGCAGGGCGTCGCGGAACGGAAACGGGGTCCCCGCCGACCTGGTGCAGAAGACGGAGACTGTCTACCGGATTCTCGACGAGAACATCGTCGGGCTCGGGCGCCTCTTCCCGGGGATCCAGGATACGACCGTTGCGGAACTCCGCGCCCGGGACGCCGAACTCCAGCGTGCCATCAACAAGCACTACCGTGAGCAGCTCGTCAGTCTCCGCAGGGAGGGCGATCTCGGGGACAGCCGCTACCTTGAGGTCCTCTCGATCATCGAGGCGGCGAACGCCAAAGTGCGGGATCTCCGCAAGCTTGCCGAGCAGTACTCCGTCCAGAAGGGGAGCGAACCAGCGTCACTCAAAGGGGACGGTCCGCTTGCACTGCAGAGCCCGGCAGTCGGAGACGACCGGGAGAGAGCCGCCGACTTCCCGGTCGGGCGCCGCGTCCCCGGAGTCGATGCGCAGGAGGGGCACGGCGACCGCGATCGGGTCCTGTAG
- a CDS encoding cytochrome c biogenesis CcdA family protein, producing the protein MASFDPSVLGVFIFGLVAGICPCNSVLCLGLIGYLTSGETNLSLANLLKLTVSFSLGTVLVLLPLGAVAGYLGEYLLFLNDTIAWAIGGVLMILMGLQLLHVYKPPIRSIFNFFRAPISYTVTGAFLLGLSFGAITVGRGAPMLLIVLTYIALYQTALEGLFTILVYAVGLSIPLIAISSLGGALGKKVKEKARVSGEVFDRIIGVAIIAIGVYFLYLAFW; encoded by the coding sequence GTGGCTTCCTTCGACCCGTCGGTCCTCGGGGTCTTCATCTTCGGCCTCGTCGCCGGCATCTGCCCGTGCAACAGCGTCCTGTGTCTCGGGCTGATCGGCTACCTGACGAGCGGGGAGACGAACCTCTCGCTCGCGAACCTCCTCAAGCTGACCGTGTCGTTCTCGCTCGGCACCGTCCTCGTCCTCCTGCCGCTCGGGGCGGTCGCCGGATACCTCGGAGAATACCTCCTCTTCCTCAACGATACCATCGCGTGGGCCATCGGCGGGGTGCTGATGATCCTGATGGGGCTGCAGCTCCTGCATGTCTACAAGCCGCCGATACGGAGCATCTTCAACTTCTTCCGGGCCCCCATCTCCTACACCGTCACGGGGGCGTTCCTGCTCGGGCTCTCGTTCGGCGCGATCACCGTGGGGCGCGGGGCGCCGATGCTGCTTATCGTCCTGACCTACATCGCGCTCTACCAGACGGCCCTCGAGGGGCTTTTCACAATCCTCGTGTATGCCGTGGGGCTCTCGATCCCCTTGATAGCGATCAGTTCGCTTGGGGGTGCGCTCGGGAAGAAGGTCAAGGAGAAGGCGCGGGTGAGCGGCGAGGTCTTCGACCGGATTATCGGTGTCGCGATCATCGCGATCGGGGTTTATTTCCTGTATCTGGCGTTTTGGTAG